The Candidatus Aminicenantes bacterium genome window below encodes:
- a CDS encoding RidA family protein, producing MKKAIQTDKAPAAIGPYSQAVEAAGTLYISGQVPVDPETGKIVAGGIEAQTERVLENIGAILEAAGLGYEHVVKSTVLLEDIGNFARMNEVYKRFYKDNPPARAAFQVAALPLGAMIEIETIAVRN from the coding sequence ATGAAGAAAGCAATCCAGACAGACAAAGCGCCGGCGGCCATCGGGCCCTACAGCCAAGCGGTCGAGGCGGCAGGCACGCTTTACATCTCCGGACAAGTGCCCGTTGACCCTGAAACGGGAAAGATCGTTGCGGGAGGAATCGAAGCCCAGACAGAGAGGGTCCTAGAGAATATCGGCGCCATACTTGAGGCTGCGGGACTCGGGTATGAGCACGTGGTCAAGTCCACCGTACTGCTGGAAGATATCGGCAATTTCGCGCGCATGAACGAGGTATACAAGCGATTCTATAAAGACAATCCCCCGGCCCGTGCCGCCTTTCAAGTGGCGGCCCTGCCACTGGGCGCGATGATCGAGATCGAAACCATCGCGGTCCGGAATTGA